One region of Mus musculus strain C57BL/6J chromosome 3, GRCm38.p6 C57BL/6J genomic DNA includes:
- the Lce1g gene encoding late cornified envelope 1G, translating into MSCQQSQQQCQAPAKCPPKCQTPKCPPKCPPKCPPKCPPVSSCCSLGSGGCCGSSSGGCCSSGGCCSSGGGGCCLSHHRPRRSLRRHRHSSGCCSSGGSSGCCGSSGCCGSSGGSSGCCGSSGGSSGCCGSSQQSGDCC; encoded by the coding sequence ATGTCCTGCCAGCAGAGCCAGCAGCAGTGCCAAGCCCCTGCCAAGTGCCCTCCCAAGTGTCAGACCCCAAAGTGCCCTCCAAAATGCCCCCCTAAATGTCCTCCCAAGTGCCCCCCTGTGTCTTCCTGCTGTAGCCTGGGTTCTGGGGGCTGTTGTGGCTCCAGCTCTGGAGGCTGCTGTAGCTCTGGTGGCTGCTGCAGTTCTGGGGGTGGAGGCTGCTGCTTGAGCCACCACAGACCCCGCAGATCTCTTCGTCGCCATCGTCACAGCTCTGGATGCTGTagcagtggtggcagcagtggctgctgtggcagcagtggctgctgtggcagcagtggtggcagcagtggctgctgtggcagcagtggtggcagcagtggctgcTGTGGCAGTAGCCAGCAGTCTGGGGACTGCTGCTGA